The genomic DNA ATGAAGGGAGAGGAACAGGCATTTCACACAAGAAGAACGATGCAAGCAGAGGGAACCGTAACTGAAGTCCAAAAGGGGATCTGCTTAGCAGACAGCTATAAGTATTGTCAATTACTAAAGTCAAGGGCACAACTGGGAACTGATAGCTCAAGGTAGCATTAGCTTGTAAAGTCTAGCATTTTGTAATGTCCAGTCACTCAGTAAACTCAGTTGAAGTACATATCTCAGAGAAAATCCCGCACAGGGGATGAGTACAAGAATGTTCATAGTGGGCTATTTCATGAAGGTGAGGAAATTACCCGTGTGGCTATTGATAGAAAGTACGAAAAAGTTTGGATATCCAAATGCTGAGATACATAGAAATCGATAAATTAATAAGTCACTGCTGCATGTACATACAACATACAGGTTCTAGCATCATGAGGGCATACATACAACATACAGGCTCTAGCATAATGGGGGCATACATACAACATAAAGGCTCTAGCACAATGAGGGCATACATATAACATACAGGATCTAAGCATAATGAGGGGCATACATACAACATACAGGATCTAAGCATAATGAGGGGCATACATACAACATACAGGCTCTAGCATAATGAGGGCATACATATAACATACAGGCTCTAGCATAATGAGGGCATACATACAACATACAGGCTCTAGCATAATGAGGGCATACATATAACATACAGGCTCTAGCATAATGGGGCATACATACAACATACAGGCTGTAAGCATAAATAAGGCAGgtaggagagaaatgatggtaccaacacgtagTGTATCCATACACGGTTTCTACTCAATAAAAACCTCCTGCATTACAAAGCAGGTTGCAGAACGTTAAGTAACAAAccaaaggaaattaaacaatatattCGTTCTCTGCATATTTGTGTGATAAACAACAGAAAACCACAAGAGAATGATGACACACAAACTCAGAATCATAGTTATCTGGGCAGACTTCAGAGAAATGCAATGGAGGCAGAAACAGATACacgtacatgcacatatgtagaTAACATACTAGCATGATCTTTGTTTCTGGTTTGAATtgtgttttctttagaaaagacATGTTGAGGTTGTATCTGCAGGTGTCTCAGAATGCCTCCTGATTTGGAATTAGGGTCATTTCAGATGTCATCAGTTAAGATCACATCATGCTCGAGTAgggtgggcctctagtccaacaTGACGATGGTCTTCACATGGAGAAGACCCTCTGTCAGCACTTTGCACGGAGAACGGCATGTGAAAATTGAAGCAGAAATGAGATGATGCAGCCCCATGTCCACAACTGCCTATAATTGGCAGCTGACCACCAGCTAACAACCTCCCCCATAGCTCTAGAAGAAAGCAACCctgatagcatttttttttttttttttggctttacagCCTCCAACCATGTAAGACAATAAATTTCCATTCCCTAAGCCACCCAGTTTATGGTACTTTGTTATACAGTCTAGGAAACTAACACAGTCCTTTAGAGGGTAGCAGATGCATAGGCTTATTCCATTTTATTGTTATAATTCACTATTCAACAATGTGTCACATGTATTATTTTAATGTATCAATCATTTatgtaataaaaatgaagaagttGTTATTTTCACTATTACCAAACTGAGGCATGTTTCCTCTATTAATCTTGATGGCAAATTCAAGTAAATCTTTTGTAGGTGCTttcattaaaattacaaaatcCAGGTTTCATCCCTTCCCTTCATCTTTatggagttttattccaactcagtGTCACTGAGTGAGTGTGCACATCCTCTGAGCAAAGTGTTCTGTGTCTAATCCTGACTGGCGATTCAAAAGCACACACCTGCAGCGAACCTCTCCTTGCAGGCAGGCTGGCAATGGCTTTGTCTCCACTCAACATGAAGAGAATCCAGGAAACCTAAAATCACATTAGGAGTTTGGGCGTGTGTCAGGTCATTCTAACACAAGACACACAGAACAGGGCCTCCTATGCATTGTTGACAGTGATTGACCTTCTAGAAACAGTCCTGAGATAAAGCTCAGTGAATTCCTTGGATAGATGTATGCATGAATAGCTTTGAACATCAGTTTCTCAGAAACAACCATAAGACCACATTACTTTTTGAAGGGTTTATTAGCCTTCAATCCTccctcttaatttttaaaatatttttatttatttatttgcaagcagagagagagagagagagagagagagagagagagagagagagagagagagagaagggaagggaagggaagggaagggaagggaagggaagggaagggaagggaagggaagggaagggaagggaagggaagggaagggaagagaagagaagagaagagaagagaagagaagagaagagaagagaagagaagagaagagaagagaagacaagacacagagaattggtgtacagggcctctagccactacaaacaaactccaaatacatgtgctacttgtgcatctggcttttttgggtactgaggaattgaattcgGTAGAATTGAgctagattgttaggctttgcccaagcgccttaactgctacgccagcTCTCCAGTCATCCCTCCTGCTTTTGTCTGTTAGTTTTCCCTATCTGCTAAATCATCAGTTTCAAGACTTATCTTTAAGAACTATGTGTTGGGGGTCAGATATGGGTTGCATTTGgccagattgtgtgtgtgtgtgtgtgtgtgtgtgtgtgtgtgcacatgcatggttTAAATGTAGTTGTTTACTTTTCCTTACATAGCAGCTTGCTCTGCTAATAGCAATGTACCCTCTGTGttaaaaatgaatgttttcattaatttgagagaggaagagagagagtatgggtgtgtcacAGCCTCTTGCCAACATAAGTGTACTCCAGACTCACGTgtccactgtgtgtatctggatatatgtgggcactggggaattgaatcctaggctggcaggctttggaagcaggtgcttttaaccatttaaccatctccccagcccagtattttCTTACCTTAAGAAAACGTGTTGGGGTTGAGAATGTTTAATCAATGCTCAAGTGAAATATGTCCTGCTTAGTGAACGGGACTCTACAAAGGAATTTCAAAAACATATGCAATTTCAACAGCATATTCAAGCATATGCACTACAGACTTAAAAATAGAGCtgaagagagagctcagcagtcaAGTGTGCGCCCTagacaagcacaagggcctggggGGCCTGAAGAACTGCTCAAGTTCGAATCTTCAGATTCCATGTAGGCAGCTGGGTGTGACCACACGTGCCCATTCCTAGCCTCAGACAAGGGAGCAGAGAGGGGCTCGCTAGGCTTGTGGAAACAGTGATCTCCGGTGTTAGTAAGAGGCTCCAGCTCAAACAAGAAGAGCAGTGGGCTGGATCACCAGAAGTCCGGCTCCTGCCACAGCAGGCAGACTGCATGGAGTGGCGCAAGGgcgcatacatgtgcatatgccacacacatacatgtgcacacaccacacacatacatgtgcataccacacacacacacacacacacacacacacacacacacacacacactacatacactGCATACACACAAGCCAAAAAGAAATGTGACAAACATGGTGCTGTGTAAAAGACATTACTATTGTTTTGGCCTTATTACATAATGCTACAATTTGACATTGACCTAGGGAGAATATTTATGTTTTCCCAGTAGCTACAGCTGCCCATGAGGACCCCCGGCTTCATGTTGCAGGGCTCTTACCACTGCACATGCTGACTGCAGCCTTCGTGAATTCAAACATCTGGCGCGTGGCAGGTGTCGTCCTGTGCGAGGTGGGAGATGAACTAGCCCTGCATAGGGCCTCGTGTCGGCGGGAGAAGCCCAAGTGGACCAATGAGCAGCCGGCCAGGAGGCTGAGCACTGTTAATCATTAAGGGGAAAGAACGCTCCCAGCATCACGCACATTTGCAGGTAGCTTATTCCATGGTGATTCTTTGGATACTGGCCATCCAGGTATACTGGTTCTTAACCAAACATACAGTCCTCTGACCAAAACCTGAGTAACAATGTTACAAATTAATACTACCAACTTAAGAAAAAATTCTCAGTATCCACCACTGGGGGGAAACTGCACAGTTAGTTACTGTTTTCTGTGGTTAATGGCTAATTTATTTTATCTCACTTTTGCATTTTATGGTCCTTTTCAATTTCCAGGAATTTAGAGGCACTTTCTGattctggactggagaaatggggtTCATTTTCTTGTGGCACTGACTTATTACACAGGTGGCAACAGCACCTCACTAATCCAGTAAGAGCAAAAACCCATCACTCACTTTCAGTCACAGAAATGCTGGCTGGAAGTGGGgccatttttgttctttttgtatgattgtgttttgatcataattcctccTATTACCTTCTCGGGTCGCCCCTCCCTTGTTCCCTTTCCAtaaaaccctttcttctttcttatttatttatttgttttttcacctttcttctttctaactagcgTCTCTTCTACTTTGACATCTTTTCTGGTGGCCGGGTGGGGCTCCTCTGCCACCTACGACGCGGTGTTGGCAGGTCTAACATTGGGCAGGTCTCCTGTAGGTCAGGGATGCAACAGCtccttcatgtccagaagacctCGCTTCACTACGCTCccccccatcctctggctcttacattctctccaccacctcttccgtatgaccccagagccttggagggtgctGTAGCTGCGAGATATCTCTAAGAGGTATGGATCACTCTCATTGTAGCAAAAAGCAACTATAGCTTCAAATAGTATGAATTGGTTGGCTCTTCAATTCTTAATGAAAAATGAGTCGTTCTTCAGCCTGAACTGATCTCTCCCAACTTTGTTAGATGCACTGTCTTGTTGGGTGTGCAGATCACTAGTAATTCTCTCATTTGTGGACTTTACTCATCAGTAAAGTCTTTGATCCCAggactccggaggcagaggtaggaggatcactgtgagttcgaggccaccctgagactccatagtgaattccaggtcagcctgggctacagtgagaccctaccttgaaaaacaaaagaacaaacaaacaaataaacaaaataggttTCCAATCCTTGGCTGACAGGCACTGTTTAAGAAGGCATCCcccggagctggagagatgacttaacagttaaggctcttgcctgagaaacctcaggacccaggttcgactctctagtacccacgtaaaaccggatgcacaatgtgccatgtgcatctggagttccttttgcagtggctagaggccctggtgtgcccattctcactctctctccccttgcaaataaataaataatttttttttaaagaaaaaatacatctCCCCTTCGTTCCCTCATACCCTTACCAGCTGGGAAGAGTCCTGAGCTCCAGGTGACGGTGGACCTCAGGTTGTGTTTCTACTTACAACACTTGGCCAGGATGACATTTTCTCACCGCTTGGGGAATATCTgctatggcattctctttccAAGGCTCGCAGCCCTTTCTACCTGATTTCTGCGCCGTCTGGGCTTGGACGGTCTTGCGAGCTAAGCTAACCTCCCACAGGGAGCCGCAGTCGAGCTTTCCCTGGGCTCTCGGGGgcgggtgtggggtggggggaggatttCTGTCGTAAAGCCTCTGGTTTTGGAAATGACTTTAAATCGAAACTTTCCGTCGCAGCCTGGAGGCTGGGACGACCTGCCTGTCCCGCGGGCTGCCGCTGCTGGGTGGCCACAGCATCCCCGAGCGAGCACGGTGCTGCCCGGCCTCCCTCACCCGGCTCGGGGGACCCGGGGGCGGGGAGCCGAGCGAAGAGGCCGGGGCGGAGGTCCCGGAGCCGAGCGTGGGCGCCGGCGGCGGGTCCGGGGAGTCGGGGCAGGTCCAGCCCCGGAGACCCAGCGCGCCCAGGGCGCCCCGACGCGCGCCGCGGGACGAGCCATGGCGCCCCGAGCCCGGCGCTCTCCTGCCCCGGCCGCAGCCAGCGCGAGACCCGGCAACCCCAGGTAACCGCGCCTCGGCGGCCTCGTCCCCGCCGCCGGCCCCGGGGTGCTCAACGACACCCCGGCGCTCACCAGCCCGCGCCCCGAGATGCCGGGTGAGCGGAGTCCCCGCAAATGTGGACCAGATTCGCCTGGCTGCGGATAGCTGCGGCGAGGGAAGGGTGTCTGGGGCTGAGCTAGGCGGATCGCTAGCTGGGTGGATGGGGATCGGGTGGAAAGGATCTCCCAGAAGGGAAACAGGGGACGGaggtctttttccctctctcctgggCTTCCCTGCTGGCAGCACTCGGTGTCCCTTTGCCCGGGCCAGCGCAGGTCTTTGGCGCCCCCCAGGGTGGGAGGCAAAACAGCCCTCCGGGCGTTGGAGCCGCTGGTAGAAAAGTTTCAGCAAGTTGGTAGGTTTACCGAGGACCGCGTTGAAAGCAGAGTCCCGGGAGCCTGCGGGGTCAGCGACTGGCCAAAGTTGGACTGTGAGTGAGACCTAGAGGTGGCGACCCTGGGCCCTGCGGGTGCCAGCAGAGGCTGGGTGCGAATCCCCTGACATCCGCAAAAGCTGCTTGAAAAATCACCAATTAGCTCCCGGTGGGGTGGCTGTGGTCCTTTGGATCTAGTGTGCTGTGTGTTGGGCCCCAAGTCCCCCAAGGGAAAGAGCGACGTGCGGATGCTTTGTATTGGATTGTACCACTGGGGCTGCAGCCGCGAGCGCAGACTAACTCCTTCCCCAAGATCCGCACAGGTGAACAGGGCTCCCGAAAACCTTCCCAGAGCCTCAGCATTCCGCCTCCCTTAAGTCCTTAagtcagcgtgtgtgtgtgtgtgtgtgtgtgtgtgtgtcagagaaagagagagagagagagagagagagagagcgggggggagGGAGCGCATGAGAGAGACTTCTTTGCCCCTTTGAGCTTTAGACTTTAGAAACTCTCCGCTTAACCCAGGAGTCAGCTTGCTTGCTCTCACTTGCAAAGTTTGGGGAAACCGAACTGTTCCGTAGGCCTGACGCACAGGTGGTTCATGTAGGGAATGGCCTGTCGTTTTGGGGGACAAACCCCAGCAGAGAAAAGAACAGATTATTTAAAAGATTAGTTATTTAAATCGATTGGTATGTTTTAAAACACTTCGTTGGGTTTAAATCTAATTTTGTTAGTGACTTTGTAAGCCTTAAGTGTTTTAAGATGCCCTTCACGTGTGTCAGGAGGATGTCTAGCAGGCTGCTTGTTTGCAGAGGGGATTTAAGTGACAGCTCTCCATTGGGGCAGAAgctttaccttgaaaaagagaggcGACCGACCGCATATTGCTTTCCGTGTGGTGTGTTGCAACCTTGCTTATGATAGGCCAGGAGAGTCCATCCCACCAGAGGGTGCTGGGGCATTTGGTCTTCAATGTCAGATGACCCTTAATTTGCTGTTTATAATTGCTCTCCTGTCTGCTGCAGATGTCTGGACTGCAAGCCGGCAGAGTTGTGACGGGGGAATGACTTGAGGGGCCAGCTTCTGTCTCCACAACGATGTCCATGAACAGTTCCAAACAGCCAATGACTCCTACGGCTGCGCTCCTTGCTAACACGACCTGCCAGACAGAAAACCGGCTCTCGGTGTTTTTTTCCATCATCTTCATGACAGTGGGAATCTTATCCAACAGCCTGGCCATCGCCATTCTCGTGAAGGCTTACCAGAGATTTAGACAGAAGTCTAAGGCATCGTTTCTGCTTTTGGCCAGTGGCCTGGTCATTACTGACTTTTTTGGGCATCTCATCAACGGAGCTATTGCAGTCTTTGTGTATGCGTCCAATAAAGACTGGATCCGCTTTGATCAGTCAAATATCCTCTGCAGTATTTTTGGTATCTCCATGGTGTTTTCGGGTTTATGCCCACTTTTCCTAGGCAGCGTGATGGCCATTGAGCGGTGTATCGGAGTCACCAAGCCCATATTTCATTCTACAAAAATTACATCCAAACACGTGAAAATGATCTTGAGTGGCGTGTGCGTGTTTGCAGTTTTTGTAGCTCTGCTGCCCATCCTCGGGCATCGGGACTATCAGATTCAGGCATCAAGGACCTGGTGTTTCTACAACACTGAACACATTGAGGACTGGGAAGACAGATTTTATCTTCTGTGTTTTTCTTGCCTGGGACTCTTAGCTCTTGGTGTTTCATTCCTGTGCAATGCCGTGACAGGAGTCACACTTTTGAGAGTTAAGTTTAAAAGCCAGCAGCATAGACAGGGCAGGTCTCACCATCTCGAAATGATTATCCAGCTCCTGGCCATCATGTGTGTCTCCTGCATCTGCTGGAGCCCATTCCTGGTAAGAACCCCAGTGTTTTGACAGGTTCTGCTTTCGtgggtgtatgcatgtgccacgtaAGGTTTACTGCTGTTGTTGAAGTTGTGGgtctgggacatcaggcttttaGTTGCTGGCATTTCCTCTTC from Jaculus jaculus isolate mJacJac1 chromosome 19, mJacJac1.mat.Y.cur, whole genome shotgun sequence includes the following:
- the Ptgfr gene encoding prostaglandin F2-alpha receptor; this translates as MSMNSSKQPMTPTAALLANTTCQTENRLSVFFSIIFMTVGILSNSLAIAILVKAYQRFRQKSKASFLLLASGLVITDFFGHLINGAIAVFVYASNKDWIRFDQSNILCSIFGISMVFSGLCPLFLGSVMAIERCIGVTKPIFHSTKITSKHVKMILSGVCVFAVFVALLPILGHRDYQIQASRTWCFYNTEHIEDWEDRFYLLCFSCLGLLALGVSFLCNAVTGVTLLRVKFKSQQHRQGRSHHLEMIIQLLAIMCVSCICWSPFLVTMANIGINGNHSLETCETTLFALRMATWNQILDPWVYILLRKAVLRNLYKLASRCCGVRVIGLHIWELSSIKSSLKVAAISESPVAQKAG